A DNA window from Timaviella obliquedivisa GSE-PSE-MK23-08B contains the following coding sequences:
- a CDS encoding 50S ribosome-binding GTPase, with translation MVQLKSWQWLVLISPIAILVSFLLIAAGLQIHEWGINWIWGLVPLLLLGWRWLLVNWTQPEIRQVEAAIAEVNQELKSSASSGGTGEGRTGAQAAIVLQELLLAAQSDRPIWEDWQTFWKRCQDLVSAIAHIHHPEVKYPLLNIYVPQAYGLIRGTVDDMDQWMQKLSPVLSQLTVGQAYQGYEVYRKLEPSARKLGQVWDWAQWVLNPVVAVAKRASQPSSNQANQQLLFNLSQLLREAALRNLCQQAIALYGGSALPDSFGTATDPAIPLAKTQTLRDILSQAQPAEVVAQKPLNILLVGRTGAGKSSLINTLFQADRVQPRSAQPQQVQAEPIAVDVLPSTDQIQSYQWQAEGETLILWDTPGYEQVNRSDFREQVLDFGTKADLLLLVTPALDPALQMDVDFLKEMQDLELPTLAIVSQVDRLRPVREWEPPYDWQWGDRPKEIAIREAVEYRAQLLGEFCDRVLPIVMGDSSAGGSGRMAWGIEALSLALLEAIAPAKQLRLAHFLRNLDARTIAAAKIIDRYTLQMTTTQGLTMFLKSPVLQFISTLSTGTPALAYVLAQKIPVEELPVVIGKLQMAYDLFLLLNPKGNPLNFDLRSLWSLLIDNSAPADRAASALGHALVEYWTQDLTMEQLQERFNYYLTQPA, from the coding sequence ATGGTGCAACTAAAATCTTGGCAGTGGCTAGTATTGATCAGCCCGATCGCCATCCTCGTTAGTTTCTTGCTGATTGCCGCAGGATTACAAATCCATGAGTGGGGCATTAATTGGATTTGGGGCTTAGTGCCGCTGTTGCTGTTGGGCTGGCGTTGGCTGTTGGTCAACTGGACACAGCCCGAAATTCGCCAGGTCGAAGCCGCGATCGCAGAGGTTAATCAAGAACTTAAGTCTTCAGCATCTTCCGGTGGAACGGGGGAGGGAAGGACAGGGGCACAAGCGGCAATCGTGCTTCAAGAACTTTTGTTGGCGGCACAAAGCGATCGCCCAATTTGGGAAGACTGGCAAACTTTCTGGAAACGTTGTCAAGATCTGGTAAGCGCGATCGCCCACATCCACCATCCTGAAGTTAAATATCCCCTTCTTAACATCTATGTGCCGCAAGCCTACGGACTGATTCGAGGAACAGTCGATGACATGGATCAATGGATGCAAAAGTTATCGCCCGTACTCAGTCAATTAACCGTTGGTCAAGCCTACCAAGGCTACGAAGTTTACCGCAAGTTAGAACCCTCGGCACGCAAACTGGGACAAGTTTGGGATTGGGCGCAGTGGGTCTTAAACCCTGTTGTGGCAGTTGCAAAACGCGCCAGTCAGCCTTCCAGCAATCAGGCAAACCAGCAGCTATTGTTCAACCTCAGCCAACTTTTGCGAGAAGCGGCTTTGCGCAATTTATGTCAGCAAGCGATCGCCCTCTACGGCGGCAGCGCTCTCCCCGATTCTTTCGGAACCGCAACAGACCCCGCCATTCCCCTCGCTAAAACTCAAACCCTACGCGACATTCTTTCCCAAGCCCAGCCCGCCGAAGTCGTTGCACAAAAGCCCCTGAATATCTTGCTAGTCGGACGTACCGGAGCCGGAAAAAGCAGCCTGATCAACACACTGTTTCAAGCCGATCGGGTTCAGCCACGATCGGCTCAACCTCAACAAGTGCAAGCCGAGCCGATCGCAGTAGATGTATTGCCTAGCACCGACCAAATTCAAAGCTATCAGTGGCAAGCAGAGGGTGAAACGTTAATCCTTTGGGACACGCCAGGTTACGAACAAGTTAACCGCAGTGATTTTCGAGAACAGGTACTGGACTTTGGCACAAAAGCCGATCTCCTCCTCCTGGTCACACCTGCCCTTGATCCAGCGCTGCAAATGGATGTCGATTTTCTGAAGGAAATGCAGGATTTAGAATTGCCGACTCTGGCGATCGTTTCTCAGGTCGATCGCCTTCGTCCCGTGCGGGAGTGGGAGCCGCCCTATGATTGGCAATGGGGCGATCGACCTAAGGAAATCGCGATTCGGGAAGCGGTTGAATATCGGGCACAGCTTTTAGGTGAGTTTTGCGATCGCGTGTTACCGATTGTGATGGGTGATTCTTCGGCAGGTGGTTCTGGGCGAATGGCTTGGGGTATAGAGGCGTTGTCATTGGCACTGCTAGAAGCGATCGCCCCAGCGAAACAACTCCGCCTCGCCCATTTTCTGCGCAACTTAGATGCCCGAACGATCGCGGCAGCAAAAATCATCGATCGCTACACGTTGCAAATGACAACGACTCAAGGGCTAACAATGTTTCTTAAAAGTCCTGTCCTGCAATTCATTTCTACCCTATCTACCGGAACGCCAGCCCTGGCGTATGTGTTGGCACAAAAGATTCCCGTCGAGGAGTTACCCGTGGTCATTGGCAAACTTCAGATGGCATACGATCTGTTTTTGCTACTTAACCCTAAAGGCAATCCTTTAAACTTCGATTTGCGATCGCTCTGGTCATTATTAATAGACAATTCTGCTCCCGCCGATCGTGCTGCTAGTGCATTGGGTCATGCGCTAGTAGAGTACTGGACGCAGGACTTAACAATGGAGCAATTGCAGGAACGGTTCAATTATTATTTGACGCAACCAGCATGA
- a CDS encoding HlyD family secretion protein, whose protein sequence is MSPKISSFNPLRVLQNHHESIVKQIEEEANGGALSLPQPAVWVERITQIMLLGITATGIWSVVARVDVVVAARGKLEPISQTQVVQSRVGGVVTSVMVREGETVKKGQLLMQLDKTPLYDQLETLSEQRGQMIQEVAALRMARQGEFATATGELPPELKNQIQERSLLVSQLSGNPAGLAPDQQQRYALFQQQLNNQLSINQLQTSNLNAQIAATNSQATQTEYQLQVEQGLLDKLQPLAESGAIARADVMKRVVDVSALQSQINQANLQKSQLQLSQQQAQVETQRVQATAYQDVQQQLASLDTQVDTTVKTNERQLLQISAQLKQIQHDLESQDLRAPVNGIVVNLVHKLPGVVAQPAQVLLQVVPSESLIARIQVANADIANLQEGMTVDVRIDAYPFTEFGAVKGTVTKISREALPASQQTPGQTVFPIEVKLKTQSLERQGKPLSLVPGMTVGANIKVRSRAPISYVADELIKAWDSLRSTR, encoded by the coding sequence ATGAGCCCCAAGATTTCATCATTCAATCCTCTGCGCGTTCTTCAAAACCACCACGAGTCGATCGTTAAACAAATAGAAGAGGAGGCGAATGGAGGCGCGTTAAGTCTTCCTCAGCCTGCTGTTTGGGTAGAACGCATTACCCAGATCATGCTGCTAGGCATAACGGCAACGGGCATTTGGTCGGTTGTAGCACGGGTAGATGTGGTGGTGGCAGCCAGAGGCAAGCTAGAGCCAATTTCTCAAACTCAGGTTGTGCAGTCGCGGGTTGGCGGAGTTGTGACTTCGGTGATGGTACGCGAAGGAGAAACGGTCAAAAAAGGACAGTTGTTAATGCAACTTGATAAAACCCCGCTCTATGATCAATTAGAAACTTTGTCAGAGCAGCGAGGACAGATGATCCAAGAAGTGGCGGCGCTGCGAATGGCACGACAAGGTGAATTTGCGACAGCGACGGGTGAACTTCCTCCAGAACTGAAAAATCAAATTCAAGAGCGATCGCTCCTCGTGTCACAACTCTCTGGTAACCCTGCTGGGTTAGCTCCTGATCAACAGCAACGATATGCCCTGTTTCAGCAGCAGTTAAACAATCAGCTATCGATTAACCAACTGCAAACTTCTAATCTAAACGCCCAAATTGCTGCAACCAATTCCCAGGCAACTCAGACCGAGTACCAACTTCAGGTTGAGCAGGGATTGCTAGATAAGTTGCAGCCGCTTGCCGAATCAGGGGCGATCGCTCGAGCAGATGTTATGAAGCGAGTTGTGGATGTTAGTGCGTTGCAAAGCCAAATTAACCAGGCTAATCTCCAGAAAAGCCAACTACAGCTTAGCCAGCAACAAGCCCAAGTTGAAACCCAAAGGGTTCAAGCAACTGCCTACCAGGATGTCCAACAACAGTTGGCATCGTTAGACACTCAGGTTGATACCACTGTTAAAACCAACGAGCGTCAACTGCTGCAAATCTCAGCACAGCTTAAACAAATTCAACATGACCTGGAAAGTCAAGACTTACGTGCTCCAGTCAATGGCATAGTAGTTAATTTAGTGCATAAGTTACCCGGTGTCGTTGCCCAACCTGCACAGGTTTTGCTCCAAGTCGTGCCTAGCGAATCTCTGATTGCTCGCATTCAAGTTGCCAACGCCGATATTGCTAATTTGCAAGAAGGAATGACAGTGGATGTTCGTATTGATGCTTACCCTTTTACTGAGTTTGGAGCAGTTAAGGGAACAGTAACAAAAATCAGTCGAGAAGCATTACCTGCTAGTCAACAAACTCCAGGACAAACAGTTTTCCCGATTGAGGTGAAACTAAAAACACAGTCTTTAGAACGTCAAGGAAAACCGCTTTCATTGGTGCCCGGAATGACAGTTGGAGCCAATATAAAAGTGCGTTCCCGTGCACCCATTAGCTATGTGGCAGACGAGTTGATTAAGGCTTGGGATAGTTTGCGATCGACTCGTTAA
- a CDS encoding nucleoside 2-deoxyribosyltransferase: MTRKIIYLASPYGFSAQQKALLLPPIVRSLESLGAEVWEPFERNNQVDLSQPGWAYQVAQADLNDVKNCDGIFAIVNGTPPDEGVMVELGVAIALNKAIFLFRDDFRRCTDSEKYPLNLMLFAGLPEIGWESCFYTSVEEIGAPDKSLFGWLGSCN, encoded by the coding sequence ATGACTCGCAAAATTATCTACTTGGCTAGCCCCTACGGTTTCTCGGCTCAACAAAAGGCACTGCTGTTACCGCCTATTGTGCGATCGCTAGAAAGCTTGGGGGCTGAGGTTTGGGAACCGTTTGAGCGCAATAACCAGGTTGATCTTTCGCAGCCAGGATGGGCGTATCAGGTGGCGCAAGCAGATTTGAATGATGTGAAGAACTGTGATGGAATTTTCGCCATTGTGAATGGCACGCCTCCTGATGAAGGCGTAATGGTGGAGTTGGGTGTGGCGATCGCGCTCAACAAGGCAATCTTTTTGTTTCGAGATGATTTTCGACGGTGTACCGATAGCGAAAAATATCCCCTCAACCTGATGTTATTTGCAGGCTTGCCAGAGATAGGCTGGGAAAGCTGCTTTTACACTTCGGTTGAGGAGATTGGCGCACCAGATAAGTCGCTGTTTGGCTGGTTAGGGAGTTGCAATTAA
- a CDS encoding CHRD domain-containing protein encodes MEALETKPLDTHLDNHNHNSVGATDILSPVDSNSTANSSIGSSIQETELGQSLNAALGEPAAPTAPVAPVVVTEPEPQVAAQEAQALDQEQAPSEAQAPTANTPVGDSLESSADPSVANSLRLMTTESPTEALADVIPGLDPTTTAPQPADSDLQGFSVDNAPAVTDDHDHGNPGTAPQFHISLDDVSSAKGVNADATRQVRDLTRRFGAKGDLLDPGAGNNTVIGAGGNDLIFGNGAGLNTITTGGGSDTIVLGDETTNRIFDFNPDRDRFVLADGLDMSNIVIAQGKNPGKGGLNQPLDSVTNTLIIDKSDGHILASLAFVNSDTINESNFFRVSSTALDAAKNSQFSNTQEGSGQLTGGQGRDKLVGGEGDDFLAPGDDTFKFRTARSGEEFPFATDSPGSTRLNLDLKGGVLRVNGTYKNFDGAPLFSQGETTIDPTAVILNGAQAQPFLDGFLRVPEDVEGNQITGTHLHFSPAGDVRGNFADATVVRYFNNTSTSAKAGTITGEFELTPQEQAALLGGLFYVNTHTNVDLDGDGKGGFLTGENRTNFNKNVVRSA; translated from the coding sequence ATGGAAGCCTTAGAAACAAAGCCTCTTGATACCCATCTAGATAATCACAATCACAATTCTGTCGGTGCAACCGATATCCTCAGCCCTGTTGACTCTAATTCCACTGCAAATAGCTCGATCGGTTCATCCATTCAAGAGACTGAATTAGGTCAGTCCTTAAATGCTGCCCTAGGTGAGCCTGCTGCCCCTACCGCCCCTGTTGCGCCCGTCGTGGTGACTGAACCTGAGCCACAAGTTGCTGCCCAAGAGGCTCAAGCCCTAGATCAGGAACAAGCTCCTAGTGAGGCTCAAGCACCTACTGCTAACACGCCCGTTGGCGATTCCCTTGAGTCCTCTGCCGATCCATCTGTTGCTAACTCATTGCGACTAATGACAACAGAATCTCCGACAGAAGCACTTGCCGATGTTATTCCTGGCTTAGATCCCACAACAACTGCACCCCAACCCGCTGATTCAGATTTACAGGGATTTAGTGTCGATAATGCACCTGCTGTGACCGACGATCATGATCACGGTAATCCGGGTACTGCGCCACAGTTCCACATTTCCCTAGACGATGTATCTTCGGCAAAAGGCGTTAACGCTGACGCAACTCGCCAAGTTAGAGATCTAACTCGCAGGTTTGGCGCTAAAGGCGATCTACTTGATCCAGGCGCAGGTAACAACACCGTGATTGGCGCAGGTGGCAATGATCTCATCTTTGGTAACGGCGCTGGACTAAACACCATCACCACAGGCGGTGGCTCTGATACGATTGTGTTGGGCGATGAAACCACTAACCGGATTTTTGACTTCAATCCAGACCGCGATCGCTTTGTTCTAGCCGATGGTTTAGATATGAGCAACATCGTTATCGCCCAAGGTAAAAACCCTGGTAAAGGTGGACTCAACCAGCCTCTAGACAGCGTTACCAACACCTTGATTATCGACAAGTCTGACGGGCATATTTTAGCCTCGCTCGCCTTTGTCAACTCAGATACCATCAACGAGAGTAACTTCTTTAGAGTCAGTTCTACTGCGCTTGATGCTGCCAAAAATTCCCAGTTTTCCAATACTCAAGAAGGGAGCGGGCAACTGACTGGAGGTCAAGGACGCGACAAACTAGTAGGTGGTGAAGGCGATGATTTCTTGGCTCCTGGTGATGATACGTTCAAATTCCGTACAGCCCGATCTGGCGAAGAATTTCCTTTTGCTACCGACAGCCCTGGCAGCACTCGGCTCAATCTTGACCTTAAAGGCGGCGTGTTGCGCGTTAACGGAACTTACAAAAACTTTGATGGCGCACCTCTCTTTAGCCAAGGAGAAACGACTATTGACCCAACCGCTGTGATTCTTAACGGTGCCCAGGCTCAGCCGTTCCTGGATGGCTTCCTGAGAGTTCCTGAAGACGTGGAGGGCAACCAAATCACTGGAACGCACTTACACTTTAGCCCGGCAGGAGATGTGCGGGGCAACTTTGCTGATGCTACGGTAGTTCGGTATTTTAACAATACGTCCACGAGCGCGAAAGCTGGAACAATCACAGGTGAGTTTGAGTTAACGCCCCAAGAACAAGCAGCGTTACTGGGTGGACTCTTCTATGTCAACACTCATACCAACGTAGATTTGGATGGAGATGGCAAAGGTGGGTTCTTGACTGGAGAGAATCGAACGAACTTCAATAAAAACGTTGTGCGATCTGCTTAA
- a CDS encoding peptidase domain-containing ABC transporter, with the protein MTQVDIQVRSFLPVFYETWLYRSLPEHLQEAIVCKLRLCSFNPGDVIYPDQELPSDIHCVVQGQVRVLGPTSHQSPTLAVSGKGSVIGWDSLLRRVAVGTVRAALPTSLPTSEAGQSILTLALSADEFEPLALKYLMPAIARQVSLIELFDTLSAFLSAMPSYFSGVNLKDVVRYIQQEELASVHHWYPSKTKPVALLLQLSDERVWLVSGGALLNTPVGTPVNLPQQLRQVQPSPFPVRLLGIDRNFLASAILKGAIPRSIESSIESSIDLRLLPGAAVETAPVGLLTQDRKPQSYPVRRSPSPNLTEDVVACFDMVCQFLKLPYRPDSMRRQLGQRSLEEFDPLDLCVRIAQAIGLDARIVHFTPSPGGLNRLSAPAIVPCRGLLTVLYEATSKTAVVGSPRSGLLRVSPAELASRLDSDKGSCRAVILERQPQTPIKHFGFSWFLPLLAAQRGILVQVLLASAFVQVLGLANPLLVQQVIDKVIVNANQGAMPTFGLLMVAFALLEGILTILRTYLFANTTLRLDLRLGTEVIRHLLHLPLGFFEKRPVGELSARLAELEKIRQFLTGTALTAVLDVIFSTMYVAVMFLYSVPLTVCVLLMLPVIMISTVLVATIQRRLIRVRADHGSKVQSYLIEALGGMFTVKAQNMEGLVEATWRDRYVKYLTSGFTASNITTIFGSFSQFLNTLSGFLVLWIGAGLVIEGKLTLGGLIAFRILSGSVTGPFTRLSRLWQQVQEASLSMELLADIVESPMEADPQRDDAHVRMPAIEGRVQCQDLCFGFKPGQQQLSNVSLEIPAGAFVGVVGQSGSGKSTLVKLLPRLYTPQSGNILIDGFDISKVKLSSLRRQIGYVPQDSVLFEGSIRDNITLFSEFEDDDVIAAAKVANAHDFIMQLPEGYNTPVGERGGLLSGGQRQRIAIARVVASNPRLLIFDEATSALDYETERQVCAQLRSYFRDRTVFFITHRLNTVAGADWIIYMQSGVVIEQGTHADLMTNRQLYYSLFSQASR; encoded by the coding sequence ATGACGCAAGTTGATATCCAAGTTCGCTCGTTCCTTCCCGTTTTCTATGAAACGTGGCTCTATCGATCGCTACCCGAACATTTACAAGAAGCGATCGTATGTAAACTCCGTCTCTGTTCCTTCAATCCTGGAGATGTGATTTACCCTGATCAGGAGTTGCCGTCGGATATTCATTGTGTTGTGCAAGGACAGGTACGCGTTTTAGGACCGACATCGCATCAAAGCCCAACTTTAGCGGTGTCGGGTAAAGGTTCGGTTATTGGCTGGGATAGTTTGTTGAGGCGGGTTGCAGTCGGTACAGTGCGGGCAGCTTTGCCGACTTCTCTGCCCACCTCTGAGGCTGGACAGTCAATTCTAACGTTGGCATTGTCTGCGGATGAATTTGAGCCGTTGGCGTTGAAGTATTTAATGCCTGCGATCGCTCGGCAAGTGAGCCTGATTGAATTATTTGACACTCTCTCTGCTTTTTTGTCGGCAATGCCCAGTTACTTTTCGGGCGTTAATCTTAAAGACGTAGTGCGATATATTCAACAGGAAGAATTAGCATCGGTACACCACTGGTATCCGTCTAAAACAAAGCCTGTGGCGCTGTTGCTGCAATTGTCAGATGAGCGAGTTTGGCTGGTCAGTGGAGGTGCATTACTCAATACGCCAGTCGGTACGCCCGTTAATTTGCCGCAGCAGTTGCGTCAAGTGCAACCTTCACCTTTTCCGGTGCGCTTGCTAGGAATTGATCGAAACTTTCTAGCATCGGCAATTCTAAAGGGTGCAATTCCCCGATCGATCGAATCATCAATCGAATCATCGATTGATTTACGCTTGTTGCCGGGTGCCGCTGTTGAGACTGCGCCAGTAGGCTTGCTCACCCAAGATCGTAAGCCCCAAAGTTACCCAGTTCGGCGATCGCCCTCCCCTAATCTCACGGAAGATGTGGTGGCTTGTTTCGACATGGTTTGTCAGTTTCTCAAATTGCCTTACCGTCCTGATTCAATGCGGCGACAGTTGGGGCAGCGATCGCTAGAAGAATTTGATCCACTAGATTTGTGTGTTCGCATTGCTCAGGCGATTGGTTTAGATGCCAGGATTGTCCACTTTACCCCTTCGCCAGGTGGACTCAATCGCTTGAGCGCCCCGGCAATTGTGCCTTGCCGGGGTCTTTTAACTGTCCTGTATGAGGCAACTTCCAAGACCGCCGTTGTCGGTTCGCCTCGTTCAGGACTGCTACGGGTATCGCCTGCCGAACTGGCGTCGCGGCTAGACTCAGACAAAGGCTCCTGCCGCGCTGTTATTTTAGAGCGCCAACCCCAAACTCCGATTAAACATTTTGGCTTCAGTTGGTTTCTTCCGCTATTAGCCGCACAACGGGGAATTCTAGTTCAGGTCTTATTGGCTTCAGCATTTGTGCAGGTGCTTGGGCTAGCGAACCCGCTGTTAGTACAGCAGGTCATTGATAAAGTTATTGTTAATGCGAATCAGGGCGCGATGCCGACCTTTGGTTTGTTAATGGTAGCGTTTGCCTTACTAGAAGGCATATTGACAATTCTACGAACTTATTTATTTGCCAATACAACGTTGCGACTAGATTTACGACTGGGAACCGAAGTCATCCGTCATTTGTTGCACTTGCCCCTCGGCTTCTTTGAAAAGCGCCCTGTAGGTGAGTTATCAGCCAGGCTAGCAGAGCTAGAAAAGATTCGGCAGTTCTTAACAGGAACGGCACTGACGGCTGTGTTAGACGTAATCTTTTCCACCATGTACGTGGCAGTGATGTTCCTATACAGCGTGCCGCTAACGGTTTGTGTACTGCTGATGCTTCCGGTCATCATGATTTCTACAGTGCTGGTGGCAACGATTCAACGACGGCTGATTCGAGTCAGAGCAGATCATGGCTCGAAGGTGCAATCTTACTTAATTGAAGCCTTGGGTGGAATGTTTACGGTCAAGGCTCAGAACATGGAAGGATTGGTAGAAGCAACGTGGCGCGATCGCTATGTTAAATACCTCACCAGCGGTTTTACCGCCTCAAACATCACTACAATTTTTGGCTCATTTAGCCAATTTTTGAACACTCTTAGCGGTTTTCTCGTATTGTGGATTGGTGCAGGATTGGTCATTGAAGGCAAACTCACACTGGGCGGATTGATTGCCTTTCGCATCTTGTCTGGTTCAGTTACAGGCCCCTTCACTCGTCTCTCTCGCCTTTGGCAGCAGGTTCAGGAAGCCTCATTATCAATGGAGCTACTGGCAGATATTGTCGAAAGCCCAATGGAGGCAGATCCTCAGCGAGACGATGCCCATGTCCGAATGCCTGCCATTGAGGGTCGAGTTCAGTGTCAGGATCTTTGTTTTGGTTTCAAGCCAGGGCAACAGCAACTCTCGAATGTGAGTTTAGAAATTCCAGCGGGTGCCTTTGTCGGGGTGGTCGGACAAAGCGGTTCAGGAAAAAGTACGTTGGTAAAACTTTTACCGCGTTTGTATACGCCTCAATCCGGCAATATTTTGATTGATGGATTCGATATTAGCAAAGTTAAATTGAGTTCCCTACGGCGGCAGATTGGCTACGTGCCTCAAGATTCTGTGCTGTTTGAGGGTAGTATTCGAGACAACATCACTCTGTTCTCAGAATTTGAAGATGACGATGTAATTGCAGCAGCAAAAGTAGCCAACGCCCATGACTTTATTATGCAATTACCAGAGGGCTATAACACTCCGGTGGGCGAACGCGGCGGTCTATTGTCGGGTGGGCAACGTCAGCGAATTGCCATTGCACGGGTTGTGGCTAGCAATCCACGCCTGTTAATTTTTGATGAGGCGACCAGTGCTTTAGACTATGAAACAGAACGCCAAGTTTGTGCCCAATTAAGAAGTTATTTCCGCGATCGCACCGTGTTCTTTATTACCCACCGTCTTAATACTGTTGCAGGTGCAGATTGGATTATTTATATGCAATCTGGTGTCGTTATCGAGCAAGGTACTCACGCAGATTTAATGACGAATCGGCAGCTTTACTATAGCTTGTTTAGTCAAGCATCTCGTTAG
- a CDS encoding FHA domain-containing protein, with product MLKLKSVNFNHQLFQDYTLEPADEREWIIGRDPRCQIVLTTLDVSRTHGRISYEDDVYYFENISQHGTTLNSTELLPSERKPLHKGDLLVLGETYLQIEELTALTSLDLASHQPLKMASEWQGDLQVRCCRIIDETADVKTFCFTAEPATLFHYKPGQFVNLEVEIDGKPVVRPYSISSSPTRPHHLAVTIKRLPRLRNDLPPGLVSNWMHDRLQVGDRIKLRGAPMGNFTCLPAPPKILLASAGSGITPMMSMARWVQDTLAPCDIIFLHSARTPEDIIFRRELEVMAAQIPNFRLAFTVSRPSAQSNWTGLTGRISNMMLQMVVPDLSDRAVYVCGSKDWMQNIKSILTALDFPMSSYQEESFGGYRPASASNTTQLKTETGLEDTFIGNKGTTESNGNGHQLSRVAIAQPIAVDTAEISFSQSGVNVLADGELSILELAEQEGISIPNACRAGGCGACKVRTQGRVRYATAPTALTAADREAGHALACVAHPVGSLVVDA from the coding sequence ATGTTGAAACTGAAATCTGTTAACTTCAACCACCAACTATTTCAAGACTATACCTTAGAACCTGCCGATGAACGCGAGTGGATTATTGGTAGAGATCCGCGCTGTCAGATTGTGTTAACGACGCTAGATGTAAGCCGTACCCATGGACGCATTTCTTATGAAGATGATGTTTATTACTTTGAAAACATTAGTCAACATGGCACGACTCTAAATAGCACCGAGCTTTTACCTAGTGAAAGGAAGCCTCTCCACAAAGGAGACTTACTGGTTTTAGGAGAGACTTATTTACAGATCGAAGAACTAACGGCACTGACTTCGTTAGACCTTGCCTCGCATCAACCATTAAAGATGGCTTCAGAATGGCAGGGCGATCTACAGGTGCGTTGCTGTCGCATCATTGATGAAACAGCAGATGTTAAGACCTTTTGTTTTACAGCTGAGCCAGCCACTCTATTTCACTACAAACCTGGACAATTCGTGAATTTGGAAGTGGAAATTGATGGAAAACCTGTTGTACGTCCCTATTCTATTTCATCCTCGCCTACACGCCCTCATCATCTTGCTGTCACCATCAAGCGACTGCCTCGTCTGCGCAATGATCTTCCCCCTGGATTAGTCTCTAACTGGATGCACGATCGCTTGCAAGTAGGCGATCGCATCAAGCTTCGGGGCGCACCGATGGGCAACTTTACCTGCCTGCCTGCACCACCCAAAATTCTCCTGGCATCCGCAGGCAGCGGCATTACGCCCATGATGAGCATGGCAAGGTGGGTTCAAGATACTCTGGCTCCCTGCGATATTATTTTCTTGCATAGCGCTCGGACACCCGAAGATATTATCTTTCGCCGCGAGCTAGAGGTTATGGCAGCCCAAATCCCTAACTTCCGGTTAGCATTCACTGTCAGCAGACCTTCTGCTCAGTCCAATTGGACAGGGCTGACAGGACGCATTTCAAACATGATGCTGCAAATGGTTGTACCCGATTTAAGCGATCGCGCTGTCTACGTTTGTGGTTCTAAGGACTGGATGCAAAACATTAAATCTATCCTGACGGCGTTAGACTTCCCGATGTCTTCTTACCAAGAAGAAAGCTTTGGTGGATATCGCCCTGCTTCTGCCAGCAATACCACACAGCTAAAAACAGAAACAGGTCTTGAGGATACATTTATAGGCAATAAAGGAACGACCGAGAGTAACGGCAACGGACATCAGTTATCCCGCGTGGCGATCGCTCAACCTATCGCGGTAGATACTGCTGAGATCAGCTTTAGTCAATCAGGTGTGAACGTTCTAGCAGACGGTGAGCTTTCCATTCTCGAACTTGCCGAACAAGAGGGCATTAGCATTCCCAATGCCTGCCGAGCAGGAGGCTGTGGCGCTTGCAAAGTGCGAACTCAAGGTCGCGTTCGCTATGCCACAGCACCCACTGCCCTGACTGCTGCCGACCGAGAGGCAGGGCACGCTTTAGCCTGTGTTGCACATCCGGTCGGTTCGTTGGTAGTGGATGCGTAG
- a CDS encoding DUF2808 domain-containing protein has protein sequence MRQVYLTVATTAASLLIGLGEGAISLDLQTISFDHAPRLNRVAIANQKAYFTVTIPENAGEELAKLSFSDLTPEGSRLPFNLEKTQVFLGTRATGQSVELSDAWVDEIGVVWVEFAPTLAPGTTFTVVLEVGENAPSGEREYGIAAYPEPENSVPAFVGDGTLVFE, from the coding sequence ATGAGACAGGTTTATTTAACAGTTGCAACGACTGCTGCCAGTCTACTCATTGGCTTAGGTGAAGGGGCAATAAGCTTAGATCTACAAACCATTAGTTTTGACCATGCTCCTAGACTAAATCGCGTGGCGATCGCCAATCAGAAAGCCTACTTCACAGTCACCATCCCCGAAAACGCCGGAGAAGAACTAGCAAAACTCAGCTTTAGTGACCTTACCCCAGAAGGAAGTCGCCTGCCCTTCAACTTAGAGAAAACTCAAGTATTTTTAGGGACACGCGCTACCGGACAGAGCGTTGAATTAAGCGATGCCTGGGTGGATGAAATTGGTGTAGTCTGGGTCGAATTCGCTCCCACATTGGCACCTGGCACTACTTTTACAGTTGTTTTAGAAGTAGGAGAAAACGCGCCATCTGGCGAACGAGAGTATGGCATTGCAGCTTATCCAGAGCCAGAAAACTCTGTTCCTGCTTTTGTAGGAGATGGAACATTAGTATTTGAGTAG